From the genome of Medicago truncatula cultivar Jemalong A17 chromosome 2, MtrunA17r5.0-ANR, whole genome shotgun sequence:
ccCCACAATTCATTATTCAACCAATCTAACTCTATATTTATTTCATACAATAATTGCATTATTTAAAGACAGAAACACTTGGGATTAAAGGTGTGTTCGGTATTTAATATTAATGTTGCACGACATATATCATTAGTGTCTTTGTTGTGTCCGGTTTGAATGTAAATGTGTTTATGTTCCAGTTTGTTATGAAAACATATAGATATATAACATAAAGATACCTGCATCTATGACCAAAACCCTGTCACAATCCATAACTGTTGGTATTCTGTGAGCAATGCTAATAATTGTACGATCTGCAAAATCCTCTCTGATGATCTTTTGTATTACAGCATCAGTTTGCGAATCAACTGATGCTGTTGCTTCATCCATGAATAATATTTTGCTGCGTTTTAACATGATCCTTCCCAAGCATAGAAGTTGCCTTTGCCCCACACTCCAATTGTCTCCACCATCAACCACTAACAAAATAGTATAATAAACACATTTCAGCTCATACATTCTTATAACATTCGattaaactatttaaaataCGTTCTTATAACATTCGATTAAACTATTTAAAAAGAAGTCTCTGAAGGTTTAGCATTCGATCCCTGCTGCTACTGACAAATTAACCACTAACATTTGCCTATAAAAAACAATGagaatatgatatttatgagAAGAGTTTATTTGATCACCTAAAGCGTCGAGTTTCTCAGGCTTTGCAGCCACCACTTCTTTCAATTGGCACCGCTCAAGACTCTGCAGAAACAAAGATGAACATTAACATATTAACTGAATTTCATCCATGTATGTAGGATGTTATTCTGcacttttcttctcccttttgcAGTGCACATAGAATGATCCGGTCAATTAGTGACTACAGGTAAATCCCAGTTATACAATCTTAATCGGtaatttacaatatttttttatttatgatctTTAAATTCAGaccttctgatttcagtcaaaGGGTCTCCAATATATTGACTACAATACTACAGAATTCCCTAACTGTATAGTACCCTATGAAGCCCCGATACCGATACGATATGATACCGATACGGCGATAcgggaaaattttcaaaattcccAATACGATACGGCCTCGATacgttattaaaaaattaaatttagaattAATAGTATAAGTGCACAATgtataaacataactaaaaatgataataaacaaacattcacattaatgaaaatgatcaaaacaagtgacaattacatattttttccgCACAAATTAGATAGAATATAGCTAAATATCATTAGTATCATCCAAAGAGAACATCATaagtactataaaaaaaaaagaacatttttgtCTAATGTTGACTACTTAACAGTTAACACTAATTTATATCGAAAACAAACAGCAAAGAAACATAAcattagagagaagagaaacaaagtAGAATTCAATCACCGGTAATGGTTAGAAGAGAGAATAACTATTGGCTATTGCTATGTGGTGACGAGAAACCCTATTTTTTTAGGTTAGAAgagacaatatgattttgatagcGCAGCCAGACTTGATAGGTGTTGGAGTATAAGTAAGCTGTGTCGGAGTGCAAGTTAGTCGTATCCGACACGTATCggtcatttttttccttcaaaaaataaatattaattgccCGATACTTCTCCGATACGCGTATCCGACACGTATCGgtcattgtttttcaaaaaaataaatattaattgccCGATACTTTTCCGATACGCGTATCGGGACGTATCGGGGCGTATCGGTATCGGATACGTGTCGGATACGATACTTCACCATTTTTGGAGTATCGGGGCTTTAGAGATAGTACCTGTTGACAATCAATTAAAAACTCAAaccatattaaaataatttcagCAAGGGCGTTGTTATTATATGGATGCTTGAAAGAGCTTATCTTGtgacataaatacttatataagTATTTTAAAGatcttatgaaaatagtttatgataTATCCATTTTTTCGAAGAAGCCAAACTAGCTcgccgaaattggcaccagggAGAATCGAAAATAAGACCTTGAGACTCCATGGTCCCAAGCCAACACCACCAGACCTACCCAAATGGGTTTATGCAGATTCTGCCCTTATTTCATCTCCAATCATAGAAGCAGCTTGTGTCTATGAACCACTTattgaataagttatttatccaaacacTCCTTATAGACTATATGCTCATGTAAGAATttcataacataaaaataaaacaacaagcAAATATGCAGTGTATTATATACCTtccaaatttcttcttctgaaTACAATCCAAGAGGATCAATGTTGGTTCTTACTGTTCCTTGAAAGAGGACAGGCTCTTGTGGAATAATTCCAAAACGTGACCTCAAATCATGAAGACCAACATTGGAAATGTTAATACCATCAATGATTATTTTTCCAGCTGAAGGCTCAATCAACCTAAATAACACTTGAATGAGTGTTGATTTTCCACTTCCTGTACGGCCAACAACGCCAACTTTTTCTCCACCTTCAATTGTTAGAGAGACTCCCTTAAGAACTAGAGGAGTGTTTGGCCTATACCTAACCTGCTCACACCATTTAATAacgaaatatattaaatatgtactTAAAGAATGCATGTTACTactgtttcaaaaaaaagaaaataatgcatGTTACTATGAGAAATTCTTGATCAGTACCATTGCGTAGAAAACTACTACCGTTTACATTTGGTGTTTCCAAAAATAATGGTGTTTCCTGTTTCTATCTCTACAtcatattttacttttcaaCATTTCATGCTTCACAATATTGCTCAATTCTGAACTAAACATATTGTCCTAAAGAGTatgcaaaatatttaaaacctAAGTAACCAACACATGCTTCTTTTCCCAAATGGTATACACTAATTTCGGTTTATTTATGCAGGTTCTCAGTTCTCACCACATATTAAATTGACTAATCTTGCAAATAGTATATACCTCTAAATTATGTAACTCTATAGTTCCGTGACTAGGCCAATTCTGAGGAGACTTATCAGCAATTTTCCATGGAGCTTCTGATGGAAGGTTAGTAAACTGTTTTATCCTCTCAACAGAAACCATTTTGTTTTCAACACTGCAAGTCATTGTTATGGTAAATGACAAGAGACCACTCAAAGACAGTCCATATGATAGAGACAAACCAACATATTCTGCAAAACCAAAATTATATCCAAGTGGAACAATTCTTTGTTAGGAAGACATCTTTCATATTTATCTAAATATTATAAGTATAATGATatcaaattaataaatgaaTGGTTATGCATTACAAAATTCATTATTTATGGCATGtttgaattgaaatatttgagcTTAACTACTAGCATGAGTGCTTGTGAGACTAttttggagagcttatggaaacaacttatgacatatgtataagctgttttcagcttatttctatAGCTTCTCAAAGATtgcatatgaaaataatttatagcttataagaaaatagtttattataatatattatagaaATCGCTTATACATAGCACTTGTATCGTAAGCATTTATGTTGGAAGCGCTTAATAGAtgtgtttatccaaacagaagcttagtttttgtttaaaatgtgtgaaatagggttttaaaaaagtctGTGATTGCGATCTTAGTCACGGCATTAAGATTTATAATGTCTCTGTGACCACTGTGATTATCATCAAAAGGACCATAACCACAACGTTACTGTGACCGAGTTTTAAAACCTAAGTATTGACCATCATAATGTGGTTAGATGAAAAGATATGAAAGGGATTGTACCTGGCTTAACAATAGCACTTGGCAAAAAGATCATAAAAAGGGTGGCAATGCAAAGGAAAACAACTCCCATATAGTCCAAACGAAAACCAAGCCATTCATTTGCACCATTGTTATGAAAATCCATTCTTAGACTTGCATTCACCCTGTCAATATTTTCTTGAGAAAATGCATTCTGCTTTCTTAAGCAACGGATTGTCATAACACCAGAAATGGTCTCTGAAAAGTGATGAATCACCGGAGCTTTTGTGATTGAATCAAGTCGAGTCAATTCCCTAGAAGTTGCAAGATAAAATTTCTGCAAACCAGAACAATGAGTGTCAAAATGCACCAGATATAGTCTAAATGAGagagcttatgacatgtctatAACCTGTTTTCAGTTTGATTTTCTTTATTCTGTTGTGATAGAAACATCTTATACaataagcacttatgctataagcgcttaattaatttgtttatccaaacaagacaaATACTCGGTTACTTTCAAAATTTCATGGTCTTCAAACCTAACTCAACTTTACAAAATCAACTTATAATGCAAGTGTAACCCTCACGCCTAGAATAGACTCCATTTATATATGGTTGGTTGTGCATTCTTATttttcatactcatattatggACAATTTAttgtactactactactactactattattattattatatactgTTGCTGCAAATTTAAATTGGAGTAAGTATATCATACCCTATACCAGTTGTTGAGCCAAAACAGTGGAATTAAGAGGAAGACAGTCTCCCAAGAATTCTGACATGTGACAATGAGGATACTGAATAATGATAAGTATGCTACCATTACAAAGTTTACCAACATTGGAATTGATATATCAACCCAAAGTATATCGGTAGATACCTAAGCAATTCATAATAAAAGTACAGTTAGAATTTAGAAAGTCCGAACAATTTAGATGGTCAATGCTGTTCAAAAACATGGTTAATTCCGTCTGGTAGATGGTTAATGAATGTAAAGGTGTTGCAACTAATTAATCATCAACAGAGCACAATTAACCACAATTTTCAGGTGCATATTAAACACAATTAAACCAAACATCAAAAGGGATGTTACGTGAAACTCACACGACTCAAAATTCTGCCTGAAGGAGTAGTATCAAAGAATGACATTGGTGCGTGAAGGATACTTTGAAGCAATCCAATGAAGAAGCTTTGAGATGTCTTTAAACCCCAATAAGTAAACAAGAGAGCTCTCACCATAACAACTATGCATGCAACAACAGCTATAACAGCATAGACAGTAATGAAAGTGAAAGAAGGAATGCCAGAATCATCTGCAGTAGCAATTGCTAGCCAATAATCACCAGCCAAAAATGACAGCATCCAAGCCACTGACATTGCTACCATGAGTGCTATTCCCCACCATCCAAATGCTTCTGTGAAATAATGTTTGTATACTTTAAGGTTTACACGTCCAGTTTCTCTTTCCTCGTCTTCAATGAGCTTTGCTGCAGTTTTATCAGACTTAGGTTTATCTAGAGAAGACTGCTTTTCTAGCGcgctttctttttctttcgaAGCGATGCGAGCTAATTTTGGAGACTGAGCAGATTCATCGCTAGTTTTATCACTTGTTTCTGCAATTTCCATTGAGGATTCATGAGCTGCCACAAGTGCACCAAAATCTAGACCTGCTTTGAGAAGTTCATCATACTTTCCACTTTGTACTACTCTCCCTTCACGCATCACCTTTAAAGTTGGTATCAAAATAAGCCAAATATATTAGATTTGTATGAAATTTTTTCCAAATCcaagaaaataaatgttataaTAACAGGTATATAAGCATGTGGATTTGGCTACTCTGAAGTTAGTATTTCACTTTAGTCGACGAGAAATCCAATCGTTGATATTCCAACACATCTATGATTTGTTATGCATGTGCTCGGAATACTAAAAGTGATTTTCTCATCAACAATTGAGACCTAAGATTGCTTAATTAGAGGATCAGAATACTAATAAAGATTTTCTCATCAACAATTGAGACCTAAGACTAAGATTGCTTAATTAGAGGATCAAAATCCAATAGAGATATGAATAAAatatgtgtgcgtgtgtgtgtaaataatgcaatttatttttccaaatttttggTGATATCataataaaatacatatatCATACCATTATAGAGTCAACATTATGCAAGAAATCAACTTGGTGGGTTACAAGTAAAACAGTCTTATCTTTGAGAGCTCCCATGATACATTCCTGTAACAAGATTGAAAAAAATCAGGTATTCATCATTTATGATGGAATCAAATATCATTTTGATTGATATAATATATtgtttctaattattatttactCAATATTGTTTCTAATCTTAAAAACATTACATCACTAAAAACTAAATATAGAACTATTTAACACTGCTTGTAACTTATAAGTTGTAAATTTTTGCTTaccttaaaaataaatgatccTGTTTCAGCATCAACAGCACTGAATACATCATCAAGGAGATAGATGTCAGTGTCATGATATACAGCTCTAGCAAGTTGTACCCGTTGTTTCTGGCCACCACTGAGGTTAATACCTCGCTCTCCAATCTCAGTTTCATCACCATCTTCCATCATTTCAAGATCCTTTTCAAGGCAGCACACTCTTAAAGTTTCCCTGTACTTTTCCAAGTTCATTGGTAAGCCAAAcaatatgttttctttgatggttGCATTCTGAATCCATGATGTTTGTGCTACATATGCCGTCGTCCCACAAACTCTGACCTGTAAGATTTTACAAGTAATGATCATaattgtaaaagataaaagtaaattttCACAGCACattcacaaaacaataaaatgttTTCGAACACATTTGAAAGTATAGTCATGAATTCTTGTAACGAAAAAATTGCACCGACTGAAACAGTCTCAAATGTTTATGtcaatagataagctcaaataagccattACAAACAGGCCCTACGGTTGATAAGCACGGTTAATTCTTTCCCATGTGTCTTACATGATGATGAACAGAACAACCTTGAGAATGCAATGAATTTAAATATCATATGATATCCATGAGTATAATACTATTGTAGGATATGTGActtatactttttttgaatATGATCATGAATGAATTAATACCAAGGTTTTAGGTTGTAACTCACAGTAGAAAATTGTGGACAAATGCGGCTATGTGATCCAAAATGCTGTTGCAGATAATGTTTTGGCCACTATTACAGTTTTTAACAACAATTTCTAACCTTATTGTTACAAATCTTTTTTGCAACAAATACTAATCTTTAGCAGAAGAAAATAACTTGAagtgcaaaaaaataaataaactgcATGAGTCCAAAGCAAAGCATAGCATACCTTTCCTGAGATCTTGAACATTTCTCCCAACACAGAAGCCAATAATGAAGACTTGCCTGAACCAACAGTTCCTACAATAGCAGCACGGTCCCCTTTCTTAATTACCAACTCTTCCACTGTCAACGCCTCATTCTCATCCTTATCATCCCATGAAAATTTCCCATCTTTTATCTCCACGGCTACATCACCATCACAATTCTCCTCTCTTTGCACTGCATTCTCATCCATTTCCTTACTCACCATGAACTCATCCAACCTCCCTAAAGATATTGTTGCTTGAGAAATCATTATAAGAGCTTGCGGGAAAGTCCTCACAGGCTCTTGAAGAATCTTGATAATCGAAGTTATTGTAAATACAGTGCCGGCATTCAAAGGAATTCCAATTAAAGTTGAAGTTCCAAAGGTAAGAACAGTTACAGCTAATGGGGCAGTACCCAAAACTCCTATGTTAACTGCAAAATAGTACAAGAATTTCGCAATCCATCCATGCTCAGCTTCGCGAAACTGTTGAATTTTGTTACCAAAGTACTCTTCCCACGCTTGAAACTTAATCACACGCATGTTGTTAAGTAACTCGTTTGTCGCCTTCATCCTCGAATCGCGGCTCGTCATTATCTTAAACTGGAAACTATTACTACTCTTCGTTCGATAGAGTGTGAAGAGAAACACTATGCTAGTTCCAAACACTGCTGCAAGTACTGATAGACCAACATAGCTGTACATAAGAGCCAATGCAGCACCAACTTGCAATGGCATCAACCATATAGGATGAAACTGCATCATCAAATCTGAGAGCTGTTGAGCATCAACAGCCATGTGATTAACAATTTGGCCAGTTCCATGAGCTTGTCTTGAAGAACTTGACAACCTTAAACCCTTTTTGTAAACTGAAGTGATTATGCTCGAACGAATAAGCATACCGAGTTTTTGAGAGTGGAAGTTAAATTGATGAACACTAAGTACTtcaactgattttgctgcaaaAAGGACACATATCAAAACAATACCTTCACTAGTCGTACTATCTTTCCTTGATGTGAAATCAACAAAACTTTGAATCAACAAGGGACCAACATACATAACACAAAGCCTAATGACTGCAATGAAGCCCGTGAAAGCTATTTGTTTCCAAAAACACCTAAAAAGGGTAACTCCAACTGGATGCTTACTGTTTTCCTCTGGTTTTGGCCAATTGCTTTGAAAAAGTTCAGACATTTTTTCTGCTCTAAAATCAAGAGGAAGTGAAGGTACATCTTCTAGTTTAAGGGGTGTTTTGTAACCTTTATTGAGTAAAGGGTTCATCCAAAACCACCCTGTTTTAGACAAAAATGACGAACAAGCATAAGGACTCAAAGTTCTATCGGTCGAAATTGACCGATATGTTGCTACTACATCGGATATTCTTATCACGTGAATACCTGATGACCCTTTTACGGATATCACAAAAA
Proteins encoded in this window:
- the LOC25488128 gene encoding ABC transporter C family member 14 isoform X2, producing MKPYQFSSHNNLLTMSTSSWLTSPSCTLLPVDSSSSTPELIIQWLRFILLSPCPQRLLVSALDSLFLLFLLAFAAQKLYSRFYSRANTSSSITKPLLQDKDSDYRITFWFKLAFLVTTLLAISYTVLGILAFTQTNKLSSWKQIEALFRLFQAITNIVIVILMVHEKKFKSSKHPLSLRIYWIANFVIATLFAASAIVRLITVGEEKLELSLKIDDIFSLVNLPLSVFFFVISVKGSSGIHVIRISDVVATYRSISTDRTLSPYACSSFLSKTGWFWMNPLLNKGYKTPLKLEDVPSLPLDFRAEKMSELFQSNWPKPEENSKHPVGVTLFRCFWKQIAFTGFIAVIRLCVMYVGPLLIQSFVDFTSRKDSTTSEGIVLICVLFAAKSVEVLSVHQFNFHSQKLGMLIRSSIITSVYKKGLRLSSSSRQAHGTGQIVNHMAVDAQQLSDLMMQFHPIWLMPLQVGAALALMYSYVGLSVLAAVFGTSIVFLFTLYRTKSSNSFQFKIMTSRDSRMKATNELLNNMRVIKFQAWEEYFGNKIQQFREAEHGWIAKFLYYFAVNIGVLGTAPLAVTVLTFGTSTLIGIPLNAGTVFTITSIIKILQEPVRTFPQALIMISQATISLGRLDEFMVSKEMDENAVQREENCDGDVAVEIKDGKFSWDDKDENEALTVEELVIKKGDRAAIVGTVGSGKSSLLASVLGEMFKISGKVRVCGTTAYVAQTSWIQNATIKENILFGLPMNLEKYRETLRVCCLEKDLEMMEDGDETEIGERGINLSGGQKQRVQLARAVYHDTDIYLLDDVFSAVDAETGSFIFKECIMGALKDKTVLLVTHQVDFLHNVDSIMVMREGRVVQSGKYDELLKAGLDFGALVAAHESSMEIAETSDKTSDESAQSPKLARIASKEKESALEKQSSLDKPKSDKTAAKLIEDEERETGRVNLKVYKHYFTEAFGWWGIALMVAMSVAWMLSFLAGDYWLAIATADDSGIPSFTFITVYAVIAVVACIVVMVRALLFTYWGLKTSQSFFIGLLQSILHAPMSFFDTTPSGRILSRVSTDILWVDISIPMLVNFVMVAYLSLFSILIVTCQNSWETVFLLIPLFWLNNWYRKFYLATSRELTRLDSITKAPVIHHFSETISGVMTIRCLRKQNAFSQENIDRVNASLRMDFHNNGANEWLGFRLDYMGVVFLCIATLFMIFLPSAIVKPEYVGLSLSYGLSLSGLLSFTITMTCSVENKMVSVERIKQFTNLPSEAPWKIADKSPQNWPSHGTIELHNLEVRYRPNTPLVLKGVSLTIEGGEKVGVVGRTGSGKSTLIQVLFRLIEPSAGKIIIDGINISNVGLHDLRSRFGIIPQEPVLFQGTVRTNIDPLGLYSEEEIWKSLERCQLKEVVAAKPEKLDALVVDGGDNWSVGQRQLLCLGRIMLKRSKILFMDEATASVDSQTDAVIQKIIREDFADRTIISIAHRIPTVMDCDRVLVIDAGFAKEYDKPSRLLERPSLFAALVKEYSNRSA